In Diabrotica undecimpunctata isolate CICGRU chromosome 9, icDiaUnde3, whole genome shotgun sequence, the DNA window tttaaataatgttttgttatttttaatgtgtcgccatagcgtccggaatatatccaagtatttcttttttttgtaacttaaatgcaatgaaaccggctaaattttccaatccatcccattccaggccttttatattcgaattaataaaatcttgatgactgtcaattaaatcttcagggttaatttctgtatcaccactaggaaggtttagcgaggaaaagatttcttcagtgacaatttcataattaattatactattagtagtaatattccaTTGTTTGTCAGGCAATctcaatagtttttcttttaaacaatagtcagcttctgtaaaatgttttgatcatattctcgcggtttctacattaaatttgtctcgctgaaaacacttaaagacccatactttacgcatttgtttgtctctaggaaacacaaaaaaacgacacttcgaaaaagttttactttttttattataattgtttaaacaacccactactgcacaatacattatggcaaccaaataattagtcgtctttataaagtagctacatgtagtcgagaggaagttgcgtacgataaataaattaggtgatattattacagtaaactgaatgtttacaccacaaaatttatataacaatataataaacaaagtctttactacatcaatgaataaattaaaatataattcactacgttttgaagtacacaggatagcaacagatagagcatttaacttATCATCAATAAAGTTGTCTCGGgcttacgtcacaggtgtgcgagagatgcaagaacatgcgcgttgacttatcttgttagttGTAGCACAGTATATATTTATACTGTGGTTGTAGTATCAtgtcatggtacaatgaatacaatgTATTCATGTATGTGTGTaatgtattcattgtaccatgcctCCCTTATTCGCGATAGCCAATTCCGACAGGGGGCGCTCAAGATTTCAAAGATGGACGATAACTTCgggaaaacaaatcattttgtcatttgatctcgaagctataaaacgtttaatataaatcatttacacgtgtgttttgccaaagtaaaagttggagtacgttcttcaaaatttatttgtttgtgattcgAGTTTATACATGCGATAATTGACTCCTaaacctgaataaaaataaaattaaatgtttgttgttttacagtatgtctgaaacacggaaagtaaaatttacattatctcaattatttttgtGGTTGCAAGGTCGGCAGAGATCTTTAGTTGAGGGTGATGCAATTTTGGGAGCTGGCCacattatattttgtaaattacgaCTTACGTTTTCTACTAATAACTTCATGAGACTTTTGGGCACTTTAGCTGATAAAACAGCATTTTTCAGTTTTCTCAATTTAGTTTCAggtgttactataaagtaaattagatataaatatattaaaatataaataatatttttcaacaCTTATTTGAAAAGTAATCGTTCTCAGTAAAATGTAAACGTCACAGTCATGTACTTGGTTACAGGTCTGCCAATTCGCAAAATGCATTATCAAATTTTTCTCATATTCTCGTCCAGCGGAAACTTATGTATGgaatttttttgtgaattataataGTATAACATTGAAGAACACTGCAATAGTTTTTTGAAGTCGAAGtcattgttaattacaatataaGCCGGTCGCTTATATTGTATACAAATTAATGACAATTTCAATGTTTTCCCGAAGTGGATGCTTTTgaaacatcgagttagaatctatggagagggcatcacgtgactaaaaacgacctcacttcggccatattgttaagattgttttgacacttttgacagatcgtacatgtttgtttacgtttgttgtttgtCGAATATTtctagttttataatactttcatagaaactgtaataatatattgtgatagtgcataataatggtttcttgttctcaacgtagttgcagtagccgaagcaatgttaataaaaaatcttcaggaataacgttctacaggttagtatacaaatatgtaaacaaagtaatggctcgtacttcagagaataaattaatagtatttgactgtattaatttatctttatgtataatatatcgtgtttttagcgtttaccgcgggataattaaatcatagtttatttttttaataaactacgccgttttaatacacacgttaatattaaagaatatagacgcttatagaagagcagttcaaatggacgatttggttacggtttatacttcaaaacactcctcctgagggtggctgcataaactcaaAGCGTGGCGCCGTGGcgaaaatttcataatgaaatatgtagttagggggaagtgggaaatgagtacgaacgggtaactgcatctacgcctaaacaaatttcgatgccattgatttgaaaactgtctttttttttgttgtttcacaataaaatctttatttttaatatattaaattgttaaatttttaattttaaaacttaaaaatgtatgatatttacaatattcaaagtatttatttttttaattgtataactttgaattaaaaataggtttgttccaacacaacaaaaaaccgtcacataagtttttattatactgtttttctgtctagaaattaacgaaacatttttaaaaaatttaaattaaaaaaaaagtattcaatgaaactaggcgtctatattctttgaaagaatatagacgcttcatagcttctccatagattctaactcgatgttgtGAAATCGAAATCTACCATCAGGCGTCGCCCACTTTGCGGTTCCTCGCGTGGAGATTTGAGCAAAGAATATCGACgcatgcgtctatattctttggtttgaGCAATTTGAGGTTATCACAgagaataaccgaacacacagagaagcgacagaaCGGTCTGTGGCCTGTTTGCGGGAAGCAAAGTAGTCGGGGCACACTTTAAactattttattgatttattagcaATAAACTACATACTAAAAACAAGTAAGAAAACTGTTAGAGTTCTTTTCGTTGTCACCTCGTCATGTGATCGTGTTCTGACAGACCTCAGCTGCTCTGATCTCTTCTTCATTTCTCCGTCGACGTTCCCTCACTTCGGTAGCACAGTCAACCCATGTGTGGCTGGAGGTTAACTGTCAATCTGAAACAGGGCTCCCCTCCAGTGAGGAACCTGCTGGTTTCGAACGGCTATGTTGACTTGTGTTGCTCATCAGACGGTTGGCATATGCATGTTCTTCCTGCAACTGTTGGGCCGCTGGAATATATGCTGGTTTGAGTCGGTCCATGGAAATTCGCTGAGGAACATTTTGGACATCCACAGTTAAAAACTTATCACTTCGTTCTAACACTCCGGTATTCTTCTAACTTCTAACGGGCCGGTATAGGGAGGTGTAAGAGGAGGCTTCACTTTATCGGTCCGCACAAACACATGACTCGTAGTCTGTAGATCCGGATGGACAAAGGCAGTGCGGGCTGAGTGGTTGCTCGTCGGTACAGGACGCAATGTTCCCATGGTCTCACGTAGTCGTTGGACAAAACTATGCTCGTCGGGTGTAACAGCACTAGGGACAAGCAGCTGTCCAGGGAGACTCACTGGGGTACCATACACTAACTCGGAGGCTGTACATGCAATGTCTTGTTTGAAAGTGTTTCGAAGGCTTAGCATGACCAGAGGGAGGGCTTCAACCCACGATACTGTGTCCGCGGCGATGAGAGCAGCCTTGAGCGTTCGGTGGAAACGTTCAATACATCCGTTTGATTGTGGGTGGTAGGCAGTGGTTTTAATATGTTGTACACCTAGCAATCCATTGAGCTGGCGAAACAACTGGCTCTCAAATTGCCTACCTCGGTCCGTTGTTATGGTTGCTGGCACGCCAAACCCGGGATATCCATCCCTCAAGGAGCTTCTGCGCGACAACTTCGCTTGTAATCTCCGAGATAGGTATGGCCTCTGGCCATCTTGTGAAACGGTCGATGATTGTGAGCAGGTATCGAAAGTTCTGATTTGCTGGAAGTGGGCCCACGATGTCGACATGTATGTGTGCGAATCTATCGTCTGGCATTCCTAGAGGTGTCACAGGTGTAACACTGTGACGTCCGATTTTGGCACGTTGACATTGGATGCACTCTCGTGACCACTGCTTGACTTGGCGATTCATGTTATGCCACACAAAACGTTCAGCAATCATTCCTAATGTAGCAGCATGCCCTGGGTGGGACTGCGTATGGAACTTCAGGAAAACATCTCTTTGGAACACAGTTGGCACATAAACTCGTATACGACCATCTTGGACTGAACAATAAATAGGCCGCTGGCTATCTGGTAGAACTATGCGTTGAAGTTGTAAGGAACTGGCAGGATCGTTCAGGGTCTGTTGAAGACCCTCATCTGTAGTCTGAGCTTCGGATAGCCGGTCATAGTCAATAGTAATGGGTGTTGTGATAGCGTCTACTTCAGGTCGTGAGAGACAATCGGCAACGATATTGGCTGCGCCCTGTATATGTCGAATATCGGTCGAGAATTGGCCAATAAATTCTAGTTGACGTATCTGTCGTGGAGACTGCCGCTCATGTCGCTGTTGGAAGGCAAACGTTAAAGGCTTGTGATCAGTATAAATATATGGTAAATGGCATACTCTCAAGAAAATGGCGGAAGTGATGTATGCCACTGAATATGGCAAGCAACTCTCGGTCATAAGTGCTGTAGTTTCGCTCCGTTCTAGAAAGCTTTCGAGAGAAGAAAGCGAAGGGCTGTAGGTGTTCACCTATAAGTTGTTGCAAAACACCGCCGATGGCAGCATCTGAAGCATCAACTGACATGTTCAATTGGGCATTTGGTGCTGGAAAGACCAATTCAGTCGACGCGACCAAGAGTTCTTTTACCTTGGTGAAAGCTGCTGCGGCTGCTGGTGTTAATGTTAGTTCTTACTGCTTTTTCTTTTGCTGAGACAATAACTCCGTTAGTGGCATTAGCTCATTGGCAGCATTAGGTAACCAACGTCTGTAGAAATTGAACATACCCATATATCGTCGTAGCTGTCGATAGGTCGTAGGTTGTGGAAACTTACGAATCGCGCTAACTTTAGCCGGTAATGGACGAACGCCAGTTGGGGATACCGTGGTACCCAGGAAGTTTACTTCACGTTTACGGAATTTTGATTTATCCTTGTTGATTTGGAGTCCATTTGCTTCCAGAATCCGAAGTACTGATGCCAGGTGTTGCTCATGCTCAGTCTCAGTCTCCGAGGCAACCAAGATATCGTCAATGTATACATACACATATGAGCATTCTCGAAAAAGGTGATCGAGGTATCTCTGGAACGTCTGGGCAGCATTTCGCAATCCGAACGGCATTCGGAGGAACTCGTACAGCCCAAAGGTGGTTATTACAGCCGTCTTTTGGACATCCTTCGGGTGGACTGGAATTTGGTAAAAAGCCCGTACCAAGTCGATGCAAGAGAAAATTTTCTTACCATGTAGCTGGTTAGCAAAATCCTGAATGTGCGGTATAGGGTAGCGATCTGGTTTCGTCATGGCATTTAAACGGCGGAAGTCTCCACAGGCACGGCATCGTCCATTGGACTTCTGAACTAAGTGAAGCGGACTGGCCCAAGATGACTTTGATGGTCGGATAATGCCTGCCTGCATCAGCTCGTTGAATTCTGCTCGTGCAGCTTGAAGACGGTCTGGTGGAAGTCTTCGTGGTTTAGAGAAAACTGGTGTACTTCGAGTCTCAATATAGTGCTGGACTCTTTCAGTATCCTCTGGTATAGCAACAGTTGGACGATCATAGGGATGGGCAGTGGATAAGCCTACTTCTGGCGCCCTCACACGACGAGACACACAGGTAATACTGCTTGACATACTTGGACTTACTAGTCGTTTGTTTCTCATGTCTACACTAATGCCATGGTACGTCAGAAAATCGGCTCCTAGTATGGGTGTGGTGACATCTGCGACTACAAATGTCCATGTTACAGGTTGGCCTAGACCAAGGTTTAGTGTGAGCTGTTTCTGACCATATGTTTGGATGCACGATCCGGTGGCAGAATACAGGCATACAGTGCTGGGCTGAGTCGCAGTGCAGATTTTACGTGGAAGCACACTTAGGTCTGCCCCTGTATCAATAAGAAATTGAAGTTGGAGAGCACTATCGGTAATAAAGAGGCGGCGTAGTATGTGAGGGGCTGCGGTTGCCGCCATTACTGCGCCCTTtgatcgttttttgtaaaattgcaGGGTGGTCTACATTTCTTTGCTTGTGCACCAAATCTTCGATGGTAGTAACACTGTTCGTCAGATGATGACTTGGTACTCTTGGTCATTTGAATCTGTTGCCCTTCCTCAGCTACAGTTAATCTATTGGATAAAGCATTCACTTGGTCACTCAATGCAGCCACTGTTTTGTCTAAGATAGAGCTTTCGGTAACAACCATGACTGGAAAACTGGAACACCGGAGGTACGTATCGGCTTTCTTAGCAAGTTCTTCTAGGTGTCCATCAAGAATAGATATAACGCTTCGAACTGAAGGTGGTAGGCGGTCCAACCAAAAATTTTTGAGAACTTGCGTACTAATGCTATCCATGGCCAAAGCTTGCATTCGATGGAGTAGTTGAGTGGGTTTTAGGTCACCCAGAGTGAGTTCCATCAACTTGTGGATCTTTTCATCTGAGCTGGTGCCATACCTGTCGAGAAGTCGAGTTTTTAGTTGTATATAGGCATTTCCAGCAGTGGGAGTCTTTACTATGTCTGCTACTTCTATAAGTACTTCACTGTTTAAACTAGCAATAGTATGGTCGAATTTACAGTTGTCAGTTGTGATTTTGGCTTGTCGAAACTGCGCTTCTAGCCGGAGAAACCATAGTTCTGGTTTAGTCCGCCAAAACTCTGGCGCTTTAATGCCTACCCGTGCAATTAATGAGTGATCATCGCCTTCGCACGGTGTAATATTCATATTGTTTGGCATTGTTTGGTCGGTGTTTGTCATAGTTGTGTATAAAACGGTGTActtatagtttttttttctcGGGGTCACCAATGTGGCCTGTTTGCGGGAAGCAAAGTAGTCGGGGCACACTTTaaactgttttattgatttattagcaATAAACTACACACTAAAAACAAGTAAGAAAACTGTTAGAGTTTTTTTCGTTGTCACCTCGTCGTGTGATCGTGTTCTGACAGACCTCAGCTGCTCTGATCTCTTCTTCTTTTCTCCGTCGACGTTCCCTCACTTCGGTAGCACAGTCAACCCATGTGTGGCTGGAGGTTAACTGTCAATCTGCCGCaggtccaaaagcgtgtaccatttttgtatacgcatgcccgattctagTTGTTTAattgtcaaaaacacgtgcttattttttaattctggttgttttcgatagtccgaaggcgtctatggtaaatactcgacacaacaagtgcatttgaccatttatataatttatttatagttcaaagtttatagttatagtttatagttaaaagtttaatttatatttaaaatgtctggatatatttgtgcgattcgcggatgttcatctgtgacaggaaaaggaataagtttatttagatttcctaagaataataacaggtaattactattgctttgtaattgaacaaattcccttcgttggctcagtgaagatgttcgttctgttgtaatggaaacaccaaataatagtagcagagtttattgttgagacgtacactatgggtgtagacccgggattactttgagtagagactgatgaagttgatcgttgaagactatatgttcgttgagtgaatattgattgaatgcttctctagtcaagagatattagttttatataaattctatttgggtcaatatttttcgcgtacctagcgtgatatgtgtatttaatttatgtaaattgtttaactttgtcagtacttttgactgatgtccaaattattatttataattgaccaaatgtgtatgtaacctaattaactacgtgtgtgtatttaataacaaatagattcattcggtctactgggtgataaaattatactgtccaatttcggatatgaattatgaagatttgatattggacatactgcggaatcgggcaatctggcccaagtgtcaatactcaaagtttacatataagtattacataacatagtaaaattcaaacatgataaattataaatagtttaagaataatcaaaatcttccaaccgtaccctagctatcaatgtccgactctatctctagattaaaattagggcaattggatgaaaatgtggatagtgggatgtcaacttgggaagtcgaccgtacaatgttgtgccgattactaactaatacaggtacttcctgttcgttagtctgagtttgtggattccctgaacgacatagtcgtgcaacaggacggtacttccataacgtgagtatcccaattattaccattatagtaatgatcccggtggccacaaaataatgccaattagattcgtgaatcgatcgccactgcgtatgcgtcatttcttgttccagactctcctcctcaagtaacacatgacgtagctctcctcctggtatgtcaaggtaggtgtttagaggcgtgttaaacttgcggggtgtcctcgccaccagttgggccacgggagtgattggcgacttcaggtaactcgtcactgctctgtccaccccactgctagtggggagtaatgtaatatttttcgtttgggcgatacatttgggtgaaagcttcaggaatgtgactcgttccagtactctttcgctccgatttccatcgcaaataatggatatgtgtatcgtgactggcgtgataactagccagaggttgggagtacccatcttactccattgagctgtctgtattgtcctagctaccactggacatgtgctattcttagatcgctcataaatttcttctagtatgcagtttggttgggtatccatgtttcttatagccgttggtgagcacgctatctgcgcctttgtcaacagtaagcacctttctctatcttccgtggtcaattcgaagtagtgcagtgtgttataatctacgaccagtagattccttggggcgacaaatgtgcgcaacaccgacccctcaacgttaagtggtatggccgtgactttgagcatgctgtacttatttttccctgtcactatgaagtagccgatgactgttatatatctgtcgtcatgactgacttctgtttctataatgggttgtcgtcgtatttcgaccccttgaggcagtatctgccctgctttccctattaatttggttatttcacccggtttcactatatcaatgaagtgtccgtggttatagtgaaggtttaatattccctcgtaaaattgagtatattcgtttatgaagtccataacttgtaatgctatcgtttgtattcgtaacgtgctatattcggtttctagtttttttgctttgtcttctacttcgttaagtcctttagaaatttcttgtagacctgtgattagtgctttgttaaacttgttcatttgctcgtttatcctgttctctgtgtgattgattgatgttattgtttctaacattatcttcgcctggtgctgtgatccctttattagctccttttggttattatctaatgcttcaatgttactgtaggcttcgtcattgactccaaatactgaggttaatattgttcctaatattcctcttctttcccttccttttatttctactgtcagcccctcgcttactgactccgcctttctttgtccttcctccaatttctctattatatccttacaattcacgatttttatctcatgacacagttctcgtacgccttgtatcatatttcctattagttggtgctctgttcgaattcttcctttttcgagtaacacctttattcgaaatgttccccggtctatgacgacctctccaaggtcttctgtgaaaaatcctggtaccggattatatattttatacggttctgcctttatgggttttaacatcgttaaaaacattatagctactagtattttcttccatcttagtgctgctgcctttttcggcttttcctgtttctcttcttccagtcgtattagcttatgtatgggtcttttagtcagtttcccgtttgcctttctcactgttactactctggttaatccctccgctccagggtgtgtttctgttaccctcgctaatggccatctgcctggaggtgtatcctcttctttaattataactatttcttcttcttttatgttagggtgcgccttatgccatctatttctctgttgtaattggtgcaggtattcctgtttccaaattttccagaagtctctttttattttctccactaatctccacctcgt includes these proteins:
- the LOC140451198 gene encoding uncharacterized protein, yielding MTNTDQTMPNNMNITPCEGDDHSLIARVGIKAPEFWRTKPELWFLRLEAQFRQAKITTDNCKFDHTIASLNSEVLIEVADIVKTPTAGNAYIQLKTRLLDRYGTSSDEKIHKLMELTLGDLKPTQLLHRMQALAMDSISTQVLKNFWLDRLPPSVRSVISILDGHLEELAKKADTYLRCSSFPVMVVTESSILDKTVAALSDQVNALSNRLTVAEEGQQIQMTKSTKSSSDEQCYYHRRFGAQAKKCRPPCNFTKNDQRAQ